The following proteins are encoded in a genomic region of Alteromonadaceae bacterium 2753L.S.0a.02:
- a CDS encoding multiple antibiotic resistance protein yields the protein MGWVESFVLLFATINGMKSAILSLAMTRNADASLKRAIAFRTVMISTIVCILFALAGAAILGGLKITVEALLIAGGAILFVFALNMVIAEEKNAPADAPPPVPSLDIAAYPLAVPLMASPQGLVAIVAIEATLHQGFTREAIIDVGTLVGLILLIMAINLGILLGAERIFAKISPAILKVVMRIVGLLLCALAVQLMISGFDGLGLIPPKVESL from the coding sequence ATGGGTTGGGTAGAAAGTTTTGTTCTTCTGTTTGCGACCATCAATGGAATGAAGTCCGCCATTCTCAGTTTGGCGATGACCAGAAACGCTGACGCCAGTTTGAAGCGCGCTATCGCCTTCCGGACTGTCATGATTTCGACAATAGTTTGCATCCTGTTTGCGTTGGCCGGGGCCGCTATTCTCGGGGGATTGAAAATCACGGTTGAAGCCCTGTTGATCGCCGGCGGCGCCATCCTGTTTGTGTTTGCACTTAACATGGTTATTGCAGAAGAGAAGAACGCACCTGCAGATGCACCACCGCCCGTCCCATCACTGGATATAGCAGCTTATCCACTGGCAGTGCCGCTGATGGCCTCGCCACAGGGCCTTGTTGCCATTGTGGCCATTGAGGCGACTCTTCATCAGGGGTTTACCAGGGAGGCAATCATCGACGTTGGAACCCTCGTCGGACTCATACTTCTCATCATGGCGATCAACCTCGGCATTCTGCTGGGCGCTGAACGTATTTTTGCCAAGATTTCTCCGGCAATTCTCAAGGTGGTTATGCGCATTGTCGGCTTGCTGCTCTGTGCGCTGGCAGTGCAATTAATGATTTCGGGGTTTGATGGCTTGGGTTTAATTCCCCCCAAGGTGGAGAGTTTGTGA
- a CDS encoding enoyl-CoA hydratase — protein sequence MNEYQFVTTEQKGNVGIVTFNRPDAMNALNEQVAMDVTDALKEFDGNSSIGCMILAGGDKAFCAGADLKWIASQDFEKAYRTDLGAYMDQVAELRKPVIAAVRGYAFGGGTEISLMCDLIIADTTAVFGLPEVTLGVIPGAGGPARLTRAVGKAKAMYYVLTGDTIKAAEAERMGMITAVTEDGKHLEEAIKVATAIACNPRLAVLAGKESVNQQAETPLIPGLKLERRLFHGLFSTPDQKEGMAAFAEKRKPEYTKY from the coding sequence ATGAATGAGTACCAATTTGTTACAACGGAACAAAAAGGCAATGTTGGCATAGTCACGTTTAATCGCCCCGACGCAATGAATGCACTGAACGAGCAGGTTGCTATGGATGTCACCGACGCTCTAAAAGAATTTGATGGCAATAGCAGCATCGGCTGCATGATTTTGGCGGGTGGCGACAAGGCCTTCTGTGCGGGTGCCGACCTTAAATGGATTGCATCGCAGGATTTTGAGAAGGCCTATCGCACAGATCTCGGTGCCTACATGGACCAAGTGGCCGAGTTGCGTAAACCAGTGATTGCCGCCGTGCGTGGTTACGCCTTCGGAGGTGGTACAGAAATATCACTGATGTGTGACCTGATCATTGCGGATACCACGGCGGTTTTTGGTTTGCCAGAGGTCACCTTGGGTGTCATTCCCGGTGCCGGCGGCCCAGCGCGATTAACGCGGGCGGTGGGCAAGGCCAAGGCCATGTATTACGTGTTAACGGGAGACACCATCAAAGCCGCAGAAGCCGAACGCATGGGAATGATCACTGCGGTCACTGAAGACGGAAAACATCTTGAGGAGGCCATTAAAGTTGCTACGGCCATAGCATGCAATCCAAGACTTGCCGTATTAGCTGGAAAGGAATCAGTAAATCAGCAAGCGGAAACCCCGCTTATTCCCGGTTTAAAACTCGAGCGTCGCCTGTTTCACGGTTTGTTCAGTACCCCCGACCAGAAAGAAGGCATGGCAGCATTTGCCGAAAAGCGTAAACCCGAGTACACGAAATACTAA
- a CDS encoding enoyl-CoA hydratase/3-hydroxypropionyl-coenzyme A dehydratase — protein sequence MQKVIVEKSNGIVYVKINRPDVLNACDGDTYNAIADAWEELENDPELRVGIVSGEGRSFCVGTDIKWVKSPDAEGFVDRLYPRLLTLTKPVIAAIQGHCNGGGLEQVLAADIRVCTEDAHFGSGEVRLGWIPGGYGTQRLPRVIPLGAALELLYTGGRINAAEAYRLGLVNHVVPADQLMSTCEQIAAEIIKSAPLAVQKMKQVVMQGLDMPLTQAVRLEKEYFDWLMRTEDSKEGALAFAEKRAPNWKAK from the coding sequence ATGCAAAAAGTAATTGTTGAAAAATCAAATGGCATCGTTTACGTAAAAATTAACCGACCTGATGTGCTTAACGCTTGCGATGGCGATACCTATAACGCAATTGCCGATGCCTGGGAGGAATTGGAAAACGACCCTGAATTACGTGTCGGAATTGTCAGCGGCGAAGGTCGTTCGTTTTGTGTTGGCACCGATATCAAATGGGTCAAGTCGCCAGATGCAGAGGGGTTTGTTGATCGCCTTTACCCGCGCTTGCTGACTCTCACCAAACCGGTTATTGCCGCTATCCAAGGTCACTGCAATGGTGGCGGTCTGGAGCAGGTGTTGGCGGCCGATATTCGGGTGTGTACGGAAGATGCACATTTTGGCTCCGGAGAAGTTCGGCTCGGCTGGATTCCAGGCGGCTACGGCACCCAACGACTGCCACGCGTGATTCCGTTAGGTGCTGCGCTTGAGCTGCTGTACACCGGTGGTCGCATCAATGCAGCAGAGGCCTATCGTCTGGGTTTGGTCAATCACGTGGTGCCGGCAGATCAATTAATGTCGACCTGCGAACAGATTGCCGCAGAAATTATCAAGAGCGCTCCGCTGGCCGTGCAGAAGATGAAGCAAGTCGTTATGCAGGGGCTGGATATGCCGCTGACTCAGGCTGTGAGACTTGAGAAAGAGTACTTCGATTGGCTTATGCGCACCGAAGATTCCAAAGAAGGCGCCCTGGCTTTCGCTGAAAAACGGGCACCAAACTGGAAAGCTAAATAG